In the genome of Spirochaetia bacterium, one region contains:
- the fumC gene encoding class II fumarate hydratase, which translates to MEYRIEHDSMGQVKVPADKYWGAQTERSHENFKIGIGIETMPSEIIRSFGILKKAAALANAQLKPEKMTEEKLKAICQASDEVLEGKLTEHFPLVVWQTGSGTQSNMNANEVIANRGNEIAGKKLLHPNDDINMSQSSNDTFPTAMHISAVTAIEDTVLPAIDRLVMTFKKLEKENEGIVKSGRTHLQDATPIAFSQEISGWRSSLEKDKELLLLSLPPLKQLALGGTAVGTGLNAPKGFDTLVANEISKLTGKDFITAPNKFHALTSKDEIVFAHGALKSLAADLMKIANDVRWLACGPRDGLGEITIPANEPGSSIMPGKVNPTQCEAMTMVAVQVMGNDAAVGIAASQGNFELNVFMPVAAYNFLQSARLLAQVIVSFNDNCAVGIKANKQKMHDNLHNSLMLVTALNPYIGYENAAKTAHLAFEKDISLREACIELGFLTPEKFDEVFHPEQMV; encoded by the coding sequence ATGGAGTATCGTATCGAACATGACTCAATGGGACAAGTAAAGGTCCCTGCAGACAAATATTGGGGAGCCCAGACCGAACGGAGCCATGAGAATTTCAAGATAGGCATAGGAATCGAGACCATGCCAAGCGAAATCATACGCTCCTTCGGCATCCTTAAGAAAGCTGCAGCCTTGGCAAATGCACAGCTGAAGCCAGAAAAAATGACTGAAGAGAAGCTCAAGGCAATCTGTCAGGCAAGTGATGAGGTCCTCGAAGGAAAACTGACGGAACATTTTCCCTTGGTAGTCTGGCAGACAGGCAGCGGTACCCAATCCAACATGAATGCAAATGAAGTGATTGCAAACCGAGGCAATGAAATTGCAGGAAAAAAATTGCTTCATCCGAATGATGACATCAACATGTCCCAATCTTCAAACGATACATTCCCCACCGCCATGCATATCAGTGCAGTTACGGCAATCGAAGATACCGTACTGCCTGCCATTGACCGATTGGTCATGACATTCAAGAAACTGGAAAAGGAAAACGAAGGCATTGTAAAAAGTGGAAGGACACATCTGCAGGATGCCACTCCGATTGCATTTTCCCAGGAAATCAGCGGTTGGAGATCATCACTGGAAAAAGATAAGGAACTTCTGTTGCTCTCTCTGCCGCCTCTGAAACAATTGGCTTTAGGTGGCACCGCTGTGGGAACCGGTCTCAATGCTCCAAAAGGCTTTGATACATTGGTCGCAAATGAAATATCAAAGCTTACCGGCAAGGACTTCATTACGGCTCCGAACAAGTTCCATGCATTGACCAGCAAGGATGAAATAGTCTTTGCACATGGGGCACTCAAGTCACTGGCAGCAGATCTGATGAAGATTGCGAATGATGTACGTTGGCTGGCATGCGGACCAAGAGACGGGCTAGGAGAAATAACCATTCCGGCCAATGAACCGGGATCTTCCATCATGCCGGGCAAGGTCAATCCGACTCAATGTGAAGCCATGACCATGGTCGCTGTTCAAGTCATGGGCAACGATGCAGCTGTAGGTATTGCAGCCAGCCAAGGAAATTTTGAGCTGAATGTCTTCATGCCGGTAGCAGCATACAATTTCCTGCAATCAGCAAGGCTCCTTGCCCAAGTAATCGTGTCTTTCAATGACAACTGTGCAGTAGGGATCAAGGCAAACAAGCAGAAGATGCATGACAACCTTCATAATTCCCTCATGCTCGTCACAGCTCTCAACCCATACATCGGTTATGAAAATGCAGCAAAGACAGCACATCTTGCATTTGAAAAAGATATCTCGCTCAGAGAAGCCTGCATTGAACTCGGATTCCTTACCCCTGAAAAGTTTGATGAAGTGTTTCATCCCGAGCAAATGGTATAG
- a CDS encoding CoB--CoM heterodisulfide reductase iron-sulfur subunit B family protein — protein sequence MEYSYFPGCTLKNKAQELDTCGRISAEALGFHLEEIPEWQCCGGTYPLAEDEIATKLASVRALAAARDAGHDLLTLCSACFNVIKQVNEDMKHDKDICFRANNYLKLDEPYTGTVQVVHFLQVLRDTIGWDTVRQAVKEPLSGLKIGAYYGCLLLRPSKVMQFDDPEDPTIMEDFIKALGAEPIIYSLRNECCGAYLTLENKEIAQRRSGKVLESAQDMGVDFLITACPLCQYNLTQNALSKQTPVYYFTLLLAHALGLKEMKGVSTNG from the coding sequence ATGGAATACAGTTACTTTCCCGGCTGTACCTTGAAAAACAAGGCACAGGAATTGGATACCTGCGGGCGTATCAGTGCAGAAGCACTTGGCTTTCATCTGGAAGAAATTCCCGAATGGCAATGCTGTGGAGGTACGTACCCTCTTGCAGAAGATGAGATTGCAACAAAACTGGCTTCTGTGCGAGCACTGGCCGCTGCACGGGACGCAGGTCACGACCTGCTGACTCTTTGTTCTGCATGCTTCAATGTCATCAAACAAGTCAATGAAGACATGAAACATGACAAGGATATCTGCTTTCGGGCAAACAACTATCTCAAGTTGGATGAACCTTATACAGGAACTGTACAGGTCGTACATTTTCTTCAGGTCCTACGGGATACAATCGGCTGGGATACGGTAAGGCAAGCAGTCAAGGAGCCTTTGTCAGGACTCAAGATAGGAGCCTATTACGGCTGTTTGCTGCTACGTCCAAGCAAAGTAATGCAGTTTGACGACCCTGAAGATCCTACGATCATGGAAGATTTCATCAAGGCTTTGGGTGCAGAACCGATTATATATTCTCTAAGAAATGAATGTTGCGGTGCATATCTCACTCTTGAGAATAAGGAAATTGCACAGAGACGCAGTGGCAAGGTCTTGGAAAGCGCACAGGATATGGGTGTTGATTTTCTCATAACAGCCTGCCCTCTTTGCCAGTATAACCTGACACAGAATGCCTTGAGCAAGCAGACGCCGGTTTACTACTTTACCCTACTTCTTGCCCATGCATTGGGACTGAAGGAAATGAAAGGAGTATCTACCAATGGATGA
- a CDS encoding 4Fe-4S dicluster domain-containing protein: MDDPKKMKAQIEDISHVDVRKCMRCGKCSATCPNYDDMEYHPHQFVCMVEKGEIRKLMDSNSIYTCLSCFACIERCPRQVEPAKLIEATRLMVERERGANHLKPDMIVQKLDDQLPQQALASAFRKYTK, from the coding sequence ATGGATGATCCCAAGAAAATGAAAGCACAGATTGAAGACATCAGCCATGTTGATGTTCGCAAATGCATGCGATGTGGAAAATGTTCCGCCACATGCCCGAACTATGATGACATGGAATACCATCCCCATCAGTTTGTCTGCATGGTTGAAAAGGGCGAAATCAGGAAATTGATGGATTCGAACTCTATTTATACCTGTCTTTCCTGCTTTGCCTGCATTGAACGTTGTCCAAGACAAGTAGAACCAGCCAAGCTCATTGAAGCAACTCGGCTTATGGTAGAACGAGAAAGGGGTGCAAACCATCTCAAGCCTGATATGATCGTGCAGAAGCTGGATGATCAGCTACCTCAGCAGGCACTGGCCAGTGCCTTCAGAAAATATACGAAATAA
- a CDS encoding CoB--CoM heterodisulfide reductase iron-sulfur subunit A family protein has translation MQKIGVFVCHCGTNIAATVDVEQVAQALGKEPGVVMAVHYQYMCSQSGQDMIKDAIKEKGLTGVVICSCSPRMHEATFRKAAASVGMNPFMVEIANIREQCSWIHKDRQEATQKAIALGRAAIAKVHLNAPLTAGETPVAKKALVIGGGIAGIQAALDIAEAGFEVDIVEKEPTIGGKMTQLDKTFPTLDCAACILTPKMVECAQNDKIHILSYSEVTKVKGFVGNFDVTIRRKARYVNEDKCTGCGLCTQKCPQKKIPNAFNLNMDMRRAIYIPFAQAVPKVATIDPDHCKMLTSGKCGLCATVCTAGAIDYKQKDKFIEQKYGAIVVATGFNPIKADAFNELGYNQSKDVVTSLEYERLMNAAGPTDGTLLRPSDGKHPKTIVFVQCVGSRDTTCRGKEYCSKICCMYTAKHAMLTREKYPDTDVYVFYIDVRTPGKGFDEFYRRAVEQYGVHYIKGQVGKVSPLSDGTLEVQASDLLMDEQLKIKADMVVLAVAMEADKTARPLATMLTASMDTNDFFTEAHPKLRPVESPTAGIFLAGACQGPKDIPDTVAQAGAAASKVIGLLVKNNLKGNPCVAHCNENMCNGCSSCEHVCAYGAITYVAKEFKMPDRTIAIRRVAQVNPAVCQGCGACTVTCPSGAMDLQGFSNREIMAEVDAICL, from the coding sequence ATGCAGAAAATCGGTGTTTTTGTGTGCCATTGTGGTACAAATATAGCTGCTACCGTTGACGTAGAACAGGTAGCACAGGCCCTAGGGAAAGAACCTGGTGTCGTCATGGCTGTGCATTATCAGTATATGTGTTCCCAATCCGGCCAAGACATGATCAAGGATGCAATCAAGGAAAAGGGACTTACAGGAGTCGTCATATGTTCCTGTTCGCCACGAATGCATGAAGCAACATTCAGAAAAGCAGCAGCTTCCGTCGGCATGAACCCCTTTATGGTGGAAATTGCAAATATCAGGGAACAATGCTCATGGATCCACAAGGATCGTCAGGAAGCAACTCAAAAAGCAATTGCGTTGGGCAGAGCCGCCATAGCAAAAGTACATCTCAATGCACCGCTGACAGCCGGAGAGACTCCGGTTGCAAAAAAAGCATTGGTAATCGGAGGTGGCATTGCAGGCATACAGGCTGCCTTGGATATAGCAGAAGCAGGTTTTGAAGTTGATATCGTAGAGAAAGAACCGACGATCGGTGGCAAGATGACACAACTTGACAAGACCTTTCCGACCTTGGATTGTGCAGCCTGTATATTGACACCGAAAATGGTTGAATGTGCACAGAATGATAAAATTCATATCCTTTCCTACAGTGAAGTAACAAAAGTCAAAGGTTTTGTCGGCAACTTTGACGTTACCATCAGACGTAAGGCACGATATGTAAATGAGGACAAATGCACAGGTTGCGGACTATGCACACAGAAATGTCCGCAGAAAAAGATACCAAATGCCTTCAACCTCAATATGGATATGCGCAGGGCCATCTATATCCCCTTTGCCCAAGCGGTACCGAAAGTTGCAACCATAGACCCGGACCATTGCAAGATGCTCACTTCCGGCAAGTGTGGGCTATGTGCTACGGTCTGTACGGCAGGAGCCATAGACTATAAGCAGAAAGACAAGTTTATTGAACAGAAATATGGTGCCATTGTCGTAGCTACAGGATTCAATCCGATCAAAGCAGACGCATTCAATGAACTGGGATACAACCAGTCAAAGGATGTAGTGACATCCCTCGAATACGAAAGGCTGATGAATGCGGCAGGTCCTACTGACGGAACACTGCTCCGTCCTTCCGATGGCAAACATCCAAAGACCATCGTATTCGTACAGTGCGTAGGATCCAGGGATACGACCTGCAGGGGCAAGGAATATTGTTCCAAGATCTGCTGCATGTATACGGCCAAACATGCCATGCTTACCAGAGAAAAATATCCAGATACTGATGTCTATGTCTTCTATATAGACGTCAGGACACCAGGCAAGGGCTTCGATGAGTTTTACAGAAGAGCCGTGGAACAGTATGGCGTCCACTATATCAAAGGTCAGGTAGGAAAAGTTTCCCCCTTGTCTGACGGCACGCTGGAAGTACAGGCTTCAGACTTGCTCATGGACGAACAGCTGAAGATAAAGGCAGACATGGTCGTGTTGGCAGTTGCCATGGAAGCCGACAAAACGGCCCGTCCTCTCGCCACCATGCTTACAGCCAGTATGGATACCAATGATTTCTTTACCGAAGCCCATCCTAAATTACGCCCGGTTGAAAGTCCTACGGCTGGTATTTTCCTGGCAGGAGCCTGCCAGGGGCCGAAGGATATTCCAGATACAGTAGCCCAAGCAGGAGCTGCAGCATCAAAGGTCATCGGCCTTCTGGTCAAGAACAACTTAAAAGGAAATCCCTGTGTCGCACACTGCAACGAGAACATGTGCAACGGTTGTTCCTCCTGTGAACATGTATGTGCATACGGTGCCATTACATATGTAGCAAAGGAATTCAAGATGCCGGATAGGACAATAGCCATCAGAAGAGTAGCACAGGTCAACCCTGCGGTATGCCAAGGTTGTGGAGCCTGCACAGTAACCTGTCCTTCCGGAGCCATGGATCTCCAAGGATTCTCAAACAGGGAAATCATGGCGGAGGTAGATGCAATATGCCTATGA
- a CDS encoding hydrogenase iron-sulfur subunit, with translation MPMTKKEFRPKIIAFCCNWCSYAGADLAGTNRLNYPADVKIIRVPCSCRVNPLFILRAFQRGADGVIICGCHPGDCHYTSGNYFARRRMTLLFSMLGYLGIEHGRTRVAWVSAAEGAKFAATMDSFVQTVAQLGENTRLEDLRCKNN, from the coding sequence ATGCCTATGACAAAAAAAGAATTCAGACCAAAGATCATCGCATTCTGCTGCAATTGGTGTTCCTACGCAGGGGCGGACCTTGCAGGAACAAACAGATTGAATTATCCGGCAGACGTAAAGATTATCCGTGTGCCCTGTTCCTGCAGGGTAAATCCCCTGTTCATCCTGCGGGCATTCCAACGTGGTGCTGACGGAGTCATTATCTGCGGTTGTCATCCCGGGGATTGTCACTATACCAGCGGCAATTACTTTGCCAGAAGGCGTATGACCTTGCTTTTTTCCATGCTTGGCTACTTGGGCATTGAACATGGAAGAACAAGAGTTGCATGGGTCTCTGCCGCAGAAGGTGCAAAGTTTGCTGCAACTATGGACAGTTTTGTCCAAACCGTTGCTCAACTAGGAGAGAACACACGCTTGGAGGATTTGCGATGCAAGAACAACTGA
- a CDS encoding 4Fe-4S dicluster domain-containing protein, whose translation MQEQLITRAKELLADGTVSRIAGWRKGEFDYDLSPSCFTSAEDLEHNFIYNEFSASNLSKYMIALSKKDGKTLVFLKPCDTYSFQQLVNEHRIQREKVYIIGIPCNGNVDIVLARQQLGDGILSMSLENGKITCNTLYGTKEIAFEDLLLERCRNCKSQKHVIYDELIGPEGKLQESHRFDEVDRLEAMTSKQRFGFWKQELSKCIRCNACRNVCPACSCEKCVFDNPDSGFQNKAASVQFEDDMFHIIRAFHVAGRCTDCGECSRVCPEHIPLHLLNRKFIKDINALYGTYQAGAIQDSISPLTSYTTGDADPSIITDKGEEA comes from the coding sequence ATGCAAGAACAACTGATTACAAGAGCAAAGGAACTGCTTGCGGACGGAACCGTCAGCAGAATTGCCGGATGGAGAAAAGGTGAATTTGACTATGACTTGAGTCCAAGCTGCTTTACTTCGGCAGAGGACCTTGAGCATAATTTCATCTACAACGAATTCTCAGCTTCCAATCTCTCAAAGTATATGATTGCATTGTCCAAGAAAGACGGAAAGACACTGGTCTTCCTGAAACCCTGTGATACCTATAGTTTCCAGCAATTGGTCAATGAGCATAGGATACAAAGAGAAAAGGTCTATATCATCGGTATTCCCTGCAACGGCAATGTCGACATCGTACTTGCCCGCCAACAGCTGGGAGATGGGATACTCTCAATGAGCCTTGAAAATGGAAAGATAACCTGCAATACCTTGTATGGCACGAAAGAAATCGCTTTTGAAGATCTTCTGCTTGAACGTTGCAGGAACTGCAAAAGCCAAAAACACGTCATCTATGATGAGCTGATAGGACCAGAAGGAAAGTTGCAGGAAAGCCATCGGTTCGATGAAGTCGACAGACTTGAAGCCATGACATCTAAACAAAGATTTGGCTTTTGGAAGCAGGAGCTGTCAAAATGTATCCGCTGCAATGCCTGCCGCAATGTATGCCCTGCCTGCAGCTGTGAAAAATGTGTCTTTGATAATCCTGACTCAGGATTCCAGAACAAAGCAGCTTCCGTTCAGTTTGAAGATGATATGTTCCATATCATCAGGGCATTCCATGTCGCAGGAAGATGTACGGACTGTGGAGAATGTTCGAGGGTCTGCCCGGAACATATTCCGTTGCATCTGCTCAACAGAAAGTTCATCAAGGACATCAATGCACTTTATGGAACCTATCAGGCAGGAGCGATACAGGATAGCATTTCTCCCCTGACAAGCTACACTACCGGAGATGCAGATCCTTCGATTATTACGGATAAAGGAGAAGAAGCATGA
- a CDS encoding 4Fe-4S dicluster domain-containing protein: MFSVSETKLYEVFAKLQETGKEVFLPVDTEKGEAEFSKWQQGTKLSQALNTVRSAKDFFFPQTENLVNFKIDGKNIEIEDIRTEGKDFIIFGARACDVASFSLLDMTFLADPIDTYYANRRKHGIIISLACSKPAATCFCPLFGIDATQPNGDIDAYQVADRFFFTAKSDKGKALLEEIKPMLDTSSDDKEVEEQKVATKEILGKLPFANLDLSRFKGENMKEIFNSKAWESLSQMCLGCGTCTFVCPTCQCFDIRDFDTGHGIKRFRCWDSCMYSDFTQMAAANPRHTQKERFRQRFMHKLVYYPQNYDGTYGCVGCGRCLNKCPISMNIVKVIKKLGEEQW; encoded by the coding sequence ATGTTCAGTGTTTCTGAAACAAAACTGTACGAAGTCTTTGCCAAGCTTCAGGAAACAGGTAAAGAGGTTTTTCTGCCGGTAGATACTGAAAAGGGTGAAGCCGAGTTCAGCAAATGGCAGCAGGGGACAAAATTGAGCCAAGCGCTTAATACAGTCCGCAGTGCCAAGGATTTTTTCTTTCCTCAGACGGAGAATCTGGTCAATTTCAAGATTGATGGCAAGAACATTGAGATTGAAGATATCAGAACCGAAGGAAAAGATTTCATCATCTTCGGGGCACGAGCCTGTGATGTAGCATCTTTTTCCTTGCTTGACATGACATTTTTGGCTGATCCGATAGACACCTATTATGCAAACAGAAGGAAGCATGGCATCATCATTTCCCTTGCCTGCAGCAAGCCTGCAGCGACTTGTTTCTGTCCTCTCTTCGGTATAGATGCCACCCAGCCCAATGGTGATATTGATGCCTACCAAGTAGCAGACAGATTCTTCTTCACAGCAAAAAGTGACAAAGGCAAAGCCTTGCTTGAAGAAATCAAGCCCATGCTTGACACTTCATCAGATGACAAGGAAGTTGAAGAACAAAAAGTAGCCACAAAGGAAATACTTGGCAAACTTCCTTTTGCCAATCTTGATCTCAGCCGTTTCAAGGGTGAAAACATGAAGGAAATCTTCAACAGCAAGGCATGGGAATCACTTTCACAGATGTGCCTTGGCTGCGGTACCTGTACCTTCGTCTGCCCGACCTGCCAATGCTTTGACATCAGGGACTTTGATACGGGACATGGTATCAAAAGATTCCGTTGCTGGGACAGCTGCATGTACAGTGATTTTACCCAGATGGCTGCAGCAAATCCAAGACATACACAGAAAGAACGCTTCAGACAAAGATTCATGCACAAACTGGTCTACTATCCACAGAACTATGACGGAACCTATGGCTGTGTAGGATGTGGGCGTTGCCTGAACAAATGTCCTATTTCGATGAACATCGTCAAGGTCATCAAGAAGCTAGGAGAAGAACAATGGTAG
- a CDS encoding FAD/NAD(P)-binding protein has product MVAKEALIPSVGVVTEIRRETPDVKTFRVVGKDGKKLFEHMPGQCAMLSVPGISEAMISITSSPTCTDYMEFSIKKCGCLTSWLHDMEPGQQITVRGPYGNCFPVESELKGQDLLFISGGIGLAPLHSVINYVRDKRDQYGSIQIIYGSRSKEDLVDYGEIINEWEEDSSIAVNLTIDREQNGWNGHVGFVPNYVKELKPKTSRKVLICGPPIMIKYTLAGLKELGFEDTQIYTTMEMRMKCGVGKCGRCNIGNKYVCKDGPVFRFDELGELPDEY; this is encoded by the coding sequence ATGGTAGCAAAGGAAGCTTTGATCCCGTCCGTCGGTGTCGTTACGGAAATCCGCAGGGAAACTCCTGATGTCAAGACATTCAGAGTCGTCGGAAAAGATGGAAAGAAACTCTTTGAGCATATGCCGGGACAATGTGCCATGCTTTCCGTCCCAGGTATCAGTGAAGCAATGATTTCCATTACTTCTTCGCCTACATGTACCGATTATATGGAATTCAGCATCAAAAAATGTGGCTGTCTTACCTCATGGTTACATGACATGGAACCTGGACAGCAAATTACGGTAAGAGGACCTTACGGTAACTGTTTTCCTGTGGAATCAGAACTCAAAGGACAGGATCTACTGTTTATTTCAGGAGGGATAGGCCTTGCGCCCCTCCATTCGGTAATCAACTATGTCCGAGACAAAAGAGACCAATATGGATCCATCCAAATCATTTATGGTTCCCGTTCGAAGGAAGATCTTGTCGACTATGGAGAGATCATCAACGAATGGGAAGAAGATTCCTCAATTGCCGTAAACCTTACAATTGACCGTGAACAAAACGGTTGGAACGGGCATGTCGGTTTTGTACCGAACTATGTGAAGGAACTAAAGCCAAAAACATCCAGGAAGGTGCTTATCTGTGGCCCTCCGATCATGATCAAGTACACATTGGCTGGATTGAAAGAACTTGGTTTCGAGGACACGCAGATTTATACCACCATGGAAATGAGGATGAAATGCGGAGTCGGCAAATGCGGAAGATGTAATATCGGCAACAAATATGTTTGCAAGGACGGTCCTGTTTTCCGTTTCGATGAATTAGGCGAACTGCCTGATGAATATTGA